GTTGAAATCATAACTTCAAAAAATCAGCGCCCAAATAAAAGCTGGTTACAGTTTGTAGCAACTCATAAAGCTAAAAGCCTTATAAGAAAATACCTTAATAAAGAAGAGGAAAAACTTGTAGAACTTGGTAAAGAAATTTGGGAAAAGAAATTAAAAAAACTAAAGCTTTCTTTTTCTAATGATGAACTGACAAAGCTTATTAGAAAACTTAAGTACGATAACCACCGGCAATTTTTTATTTCTATAGCACAGGATAAGATTAACTTAGAACAAGTATTAAACCCATCTTATGGATTAGAGGAAAAAGAAGAAGCAAAAATTGAATTTGAAAAATTTGCTAAAATTGCTCGCAGTACTGCAGGCGGTATTATAGTGGAAGGCGACACAAAAGGTTTTGCTTACAGTTATGCAAAATGCTGCAACCCAATTCCTGGCGATCCAATTATTGGTTACGTTACAATAGGAGAGGGGATAAAAATTCATAGAAAAGATTGTATTAACTTAATTAATATGGTTAAAAATGGGGAAAGCAGATTGGTACCTGTTCAATGGCCAAAATCCAATGGAACTTTTTACGTTGCCGGCATCAGTATCCGCGGAGATGATTTGCCAGGTATCCTAAAAGACATATCTAATAGTATTACAACATACCAGAATACAAACATCAAATCTGTTAATATTGTTACCGGTGATTCTATGTTCAAAGGAGCTATCACTGTCTATGTAAGAGATTTAGACCATCTTAATAAATTAATAGAACGATTAAAAAAGATCCGCGGTGTATTTAGTGTTGAAAGATTTGATGCAGACACTTAATAATTTTATATCTTAGATTAATGGAAGAAAAAAGAATACTTGCAATTGATTATGGAGAAGTGAGAATTGGACTAGCAATAACAGATCCTTTGAATTTATTTGCTTATCCTCTTACAACACTACCAAATAACCAGGAAATCTTTAAGGAATTAGATATTATCATAAAAAAAAATAATATTGTAAAAATAGTTCTAGGTAATCCACTAAAAGAAAATGGCAGTGAAGCTAAAATTTCAGCTTTAGTGAAAAAATTTAAAGATAATTTAGAATCAAAGTTTAATTTGAAAGTTGAACTATTAGATGAAAGATATACATCCGAAATAGCCAGGAAAAACATTATTGAATCCGTTACCTCAAAAAAGAAAAGAAGAGATAAAACTTTACTCGATATGAATGCAGCGTATATATTACTTCAAGATTATTTGAAAACAGTAAATAACAATAAAAGTAAAGTTTAGTTTTGATTGACATTTTTACATATATCAACTATTTTCCGTAAGAATTTCATTAAAATTGGGAGCAATATATGACACTTGATGCACTTGGCATGATTGAAACCAAAGGTTTAGTCGGTGCAATCGAAGCAGCCGACGCCATGGTTAAAGCAGCAAAAGTAGAATTGATTGGTAAAGAAACTATTGGCGGCGGTTATGTAACTGTTATGGTTCGTGGTGATGTTGGTGCTGTTAAAGCTGCTACCGATGCAGGCGCAGCAGCAGCTCAAAGGGTAGGCGAACTAGTTTCCGTTCATGTCATCCCTCGTCCTCATTCAGACGTTGAATTAATTCTTCCTAAACGCCCAAAAGCTTAAGTAATTTTTTATGCAACTTGCCTTAGGATTAATAGAGACCAAAGGATTAATAGGAGCAATAGAGGCTGCCGACGCTATGGTGAAGGCAGCCAATGTAAAACTAATTGGCAAAGAAAAAGTTAGAGGTGCTTTAGTAACTGTAAAAGTAATTGGAGAAGTTGCTGCAGTTAAATCGGCTGTCGATGCAGGCGCAGCTGCCGCTCAAAGAGTTGGTCAATTAATTTCTACCCACGTAATCCCTCGCCCTGATGTCCAAATTGATTCTATTGTCTCGAACAGCAATTCAGAAATAACAAAAGAAAATGAAAAGGAAATTAACCCAACTTTAGAAACACTAAATGATAAACAAACCGCTGAACCGCAAGATACTCCTAAAATACTAACTAGAAGAGGAAGACCGAGAAAGAATAAAGTTGAAAGTGATTTTTTCTCTCCTACTTTATCTAAATTAACTTCCGAAATAAAAAAAGAATTAAATAAAGATGACTTAGAAGACAAGGGTAAAGCTCAACCTGAAGATTTTAATGCTAGCCAGACTATCCCCACAGAAGAAGAACTATCGAAATTAAATGTTCATCAACTCAGAAGACTTGCGCGAAACTTTAGTAACTTTCCAATTAAAGGCCGACAAATTTCTATGGCTAATAGAGAAATTTTAATCCAATATTTTAATCAGATTAGATAAATTTTGTAAAGCCTAACCTTTCTTACCCAGCAGTATTTACTTTTTTATATATTTCAGTATGAAGAAAAAAATTATTACTATAATTTTAATTACGTTTTTCTCTATAGGGCTTTGGGCATCAGTATCTTTATCGGGAGAGTATTTTTCTACAATAACGCTTCCAATTAACATTATTGATATACCAGAAAATTACACTTTAGCTAATATTGACCATAAAGAAATAACCCTTTCAGTAAAAGCTCAGGGTTGGGAGTTAACCAAACTATTGCTGAGCCGAACTTTACAATTTGACATTTCTGATAATTCGAAAATTGGAGTGCAGAAGGTTCAGCCTAAAAATTTTGTGAATATTAATTCATGGATTTCATCTACCTTACAAGTTGTGGAGATTACTCCGGACGAAATTGCCTTTAAAATAGAAAAAATTCGCAGCAAGAAAGTAAAAATTGTTCCAAATTTGAGCCTTAAATTTAAACAAGGTTATATACAAACATCCGATATTTCATTGCGCCCAGATTCAATAATTGCTTTAGGAGCAGAAAGTTTAATAAGAAATATTGACAGCGTGAAAACCGAGTATACATTAATACCGGAAATCGAAGAACCAATTACTAAAAAAATTCCCTTAGAAGTAATTGATGGGATAACCTATAGTATTAACAGTACAACAGTAAGTTTCGATGTACAGAAAGTAGCAGACAAAATTTTTGAAAGTATCCCTGTTAATGTAATTAACGTTCCTAGAGGTAAGGAATTACTATTGTTCCCTCCAAAAATTAATATAGTTTTGCGAGGCGGACTTAATGTACTTGGTGAAATGAGTAACGAGGATTTAAAGCCGTATGTTGATTTTTGGACTGCATACAAAGATGAAAGCGGTTCTGTTGAACCTCAGTTGAAAATTCCTAAGTACACAAAATTAATTACTAAAACTCCTCAAAGACTTCAATATATAATAAAACAACTATAACATATGTTTATTAGTTTTGAAGGATTAGATTTTTGCGGTAAGTCAACACAAGTTAAACTCCTTGAAGAATATTTAAGGAAAAAGGGCAATAAAGTAAAAGTCTTTCGCGAACCTGGTGGAACTAATATTTCAGAAAAAATTAGAGAAATTTTGTTGGATAAAAATAATACTGAAATGAGTTTTGAAACAGAATTGCTGCTGTTTGCTGCCAGCAGAGCACAGTTGGTAAAAGAAGCAATTATTCCTTCATTATCAAAAGGTTATTATGTGATATCTGACCGTTTTCATGATTCTTCTGTCGCATATCAAGGCTATGGAAGGGGAATTGACTTGGAATTTATTACAAATTTGCAAAACTTTATAATAAAACCTGCAGTCCCAAATATTACTTTTCTAATTGATATTCCTGTTGAAGAAGTTCTAAAAAGAAAGTCAAAAATTAAACAGATTGATTTAGACCGTATTGAATTATCGGAAAAAATTTTTTACGAGAAAGTAAGACGTGGATATTTCGAATTGTCAAAAAAAGAAAAAAGGTTTATCGTAATCGATGGCCTGAATTCAATAGAAACTATTAATCAACAAATTGTTCGTGAGATTGAAAAGTATGAAACTAAATAAAACAAATTATTTAAAGCTGCTTGCATTATCATTTATTTTATTTATATCAACCGGTTTTTTGAAGAGTGATAATGATATTTACCTTGAAATTAATAAAGCAATTGAAATATACGGTAAAGTGTACAAGGAAGTTACACTAAATTACGTTGACCCCATTGACCCGCATGAATTTATGCTGGCAGGAATAAGAGGAATGCTTCAGTCCCTCGACCCTTACACTAATTTTATTGATGAGTATCAGCAGAAAGATATTGATATGATTACGACTGGCAAGTATGGTGGGATTGGTGCAACGATAGGCTTGAGAGATGATAAAATCACCATTGTTGATTTGATTGAAGGATACTCGGCTCAAAGGCAGGGACTTAGGATTGGTGATATTATTACAAAAATAAATGATGAACCTGTATCTAAGGAAAACTATCAGGATATCTCTGAGTTATTGAAAGGGGATGTTGGCACAACAGTTTCCATTACAGTTCAGCGGGAAGGTGTGCCTAACGAACTGAATTTTAACTTAGTCCGAGAAGAAGTAGAAGTGAAAAATTTAACTTACTATGGGTTTGTACCTGAAAACAGTAATAATGCGTATCTAAAATTGAGTGGATTTACAAGAACTGCGGGCGACGAGGTAAGAAAAGCATTAATTGATTTGAAGTCTAAAAAAGAAATTAAATCACTGATTTTGGATCTAAGAGGTAATCCGGGTGGGCTGCTTGATGCTGCAATTGATGTTGCTGAAAAGTTTTTAAGAAAAGGTCAATTGGTGGTAAGTGTAAAAGGTAGAGACTCTTTAAGCGAAAGACGTTTTTATTCAAATCAAGAGCCAATATTACCAAATGCTAAAATGGTTGTACTTGTTGATGATGGCACTGCATCTGCATCTGAGATAGTTGCAGGTGCTTTGCAGGACCATGACCGAGCTGTAATACTTGGTATTCCTTCATTTGGCAAGGGATTAGTTCAAACAATTGTGCCGCTTTCATATAATACTTCCCTAAAAATCACTAATGGCAAATATTTTACTCCATCTGGAAGAAGTATTCAAAAAATAGATTATACTGCCGGCAATAAAGTAATTTTGGTTAAGGATAATTCATTACAAGAAAAATTTTTTACTGATAACAATAGGTATGTTTTCTCGCATGGTGGTATTGTCCCAGATACTATTGTGCAAAGTATATCAGAAGCAAAGCCTATTCAAAAACTGCTGGCAGAAGGAATGTTTTTTAAATTCGCTAC
This genomic interval from Melioribacteraceae bacterium 4301-Me contains the following:
- the ruvX gene encoding Holliday junction resolvase RuvX, with the protein product MEEKRILAIDYGEVRIGLAITDPLNLFAYPLTTLPNNQEIFKELDIIIKKNNIVKIVLGNPLKENGSEAKISALVKKFKDNLESKFNLKVELLDERYTSEIARKNIIESVTSKKKRRDKTLLDMNAAYILLQDYLKTVNNNKSKV
- the eutM gene encoding ethanolamine utilization microcompartment protein EutM — translated: MTLDALGMIETKGLVGAIEAADAMVKAAKVELIGKETIGGGYVTVMVRGDVGAVKAATDAGAAAAQRVGELVSVHVIPRPHSDVELILPKRPKA
- a CDS encoding BMC domain-containing protein, producing the protein MQLALGLIETKGLIGAIEAADAMVKAANVKLIGKEKVRGALVTVKVIGEVAAVKSAVDAGAAAAQRVGQLISTHVIPRPDVQIDSIVSNSNSEITKENEKEINPTLETLNDKQTAEPQDTPKILTRRGRPRKNKVESDFFSPTLSKLTSEIKKELNKDDLEDKGKAQPEDFNASQTIPTEEELSKLNVHQLRRLARNFSNFPIKGRQISMANREILIQYFNQIR
- a CDS encoding YbbR-like domain-containing protein; this encodes MKKKIITIILITFFSIGLWASVSLSGEYFSTITLPINIIDIPENYTLANIDHKEITLSVKAQGWELTKLLLSRTLQFDISDNSKIGVQKVQPKNFVNINSWISSTLQVVEITPDEIAFKIEKIRSKKVKIVPNLSLKFKQGYIQTSDISLRPDSIIALGAESLIRNIDSVKTEYTLIPEIEEPITKKIPLEVIDGITYSINSTTVSFDVQKVADKIFESIPVNVINVPRGKELLLFPPKINIVLRGGLNVLGEMSNEDLKPYVDFWTAYKDESGSVEPQLKIPKYTKLITKTPQRLQYIIKQL
- the tmk gene encoding dTMP kinase, with amino-acid sequence MFISFEGLDFCGKSTQVKLLEEYLRKKGNKVKVFREPGGTNISEKIREILLDKNNTEMSFETELLLFAASRAQLVKEAIIPSLSKGYYVISDRFHDSSVAYQGYGRGIDLEFITNLQNFIIKPAVPNITFLIDIPVEEVLKRKSKIKQIDLDRIELSEKIFYEKVRRGYFELSKKEKRFIVIDGLNSIETINQQIVREIEKYETK
- a CDS encoding S41 family peptidase, which produces MKLNKTNYLKLLALSFILFISTGFLKSDNDIYLEINKAIEIYGKVYKEVTLNYVDPIDPHEFMLAGIRGMLQSLDPYTNFIDEYQQKDIDMITTGKYGGIGATIGLRDDKITIVDLIEGYSAQRQGLRIGDIITKINDEPVSKENYQDISELLKGDVGTTVSITVQREGVPNELNFNLVREEVEVKNLTYYGFVPENSNNAYLKLSGFTRTAGDEVRKALIDLKSKKEIKSLILDLRGNPGGLLDAAIDVAEKFLRKGQLVVSVKGRDSLSERRFYSNQEPILPNAKMVVLVDDGTASASEIVAGALQDHDRAVILGIPSFGKGLVQTIVPLSYNTSLKITNGKYFTPSGRSIQKIDYTAGNKVILVKDNSLQEKFFTDNNRYVFSHGGIVPDTIVQSISEAKPIQKLLAEGMFFKFATMYYNKSPELDLKKISSEKLFNDFMNYLSEQKFKYTSQQADLISNLKKLAMQDNYPSEIIEQINSLQNLIQQYDNNELKNYKNDIIAECKEELAGRINGRIGRIIESLNYDKQFDAALSLLKNEQRYNTLLSVK